In the Ipomoea triloba cultivar NCNSP0323 chromosome 6, ASM357664v1 genome, one interval contains:
- the LOC116023382 gene encoding homeobox-leucine zipper protein HDG2-like, which produces MLQGWQHVGLSSTTKTSNVETNQPSPSGLRRCYVDATWESNSETGSMGAVGMDMSGRIPMSLPEIMEFDESDLSRFVSGTEFSVESTSTLGGGGSQPWETVTNTLETVNPVMPMADTVSAATHDVNAADQQTNQRARKRQRRNPQQIQELEKFFETCPHPNEDQRKELSLALGMEPIQVKFWFQNKRTQLKAVNERQDNSQLRAEIEKLRMENLKCKEALAASSCSQCGGPSMNEVSLEEHNKLKLENAQLKEEIARISSIASRSARMPSESTSRIYDNSDEATRTINGLIEAEKPVITELALAAMDELLLMAQLTEPLWVSSMDPNTEVVLNIQEYARFFSQGIIAIANREGFWTEASRETALVKTNYAQLLGMFMNVDRWATLFSDIVSRAVTVGVVSIGVAGNYDGALQVINADFQVPAPQVAPRNYYFARYCKKNVDGRWAIVDVSIDRYLCMNRVGRCMRRPSGCLIEELPNGYAKITWVEHVEVDNDVNEDTGIYKALLHSGMAFGAKRWVTMLDQQCERIACSLSINVPPTIDNLVTITPEGKKCILKLAERMVTSYMCGLSCSESPNWKVLSGSGAGVGDIRVMIRKVLNEPGVPSGVLLCGVTSLWLPIEPKRVFDFFQDERTRTQWDIFFSSGPLTEVARITYGREIDNCVSLFKGANTSQSNMMILQESSSNPTGSYIIYGLVDMKAMTLLCRGGDPKFVSVLPCGFAILPDGPPGTASLLTMAFQVLVDSDPIAMLSPESVATVNQLIKGTVEKIKTCLFDNRT; this is translated from the exons GTAGGGATGGATATGTCTGGGAGAATTCCGATGAGCCTGCCGGAAATTATGGAGTTCGATGAAAGTGATCTGAGTCGATTTGTGTCTGGGACAGAGTTTAGTGTTGAG TCAACCAGCACTTTGGGTGGTGGTGGAAGTCAGCCATGGGAGACGGTTACGAATACATTGGAAACTGTAAATCCTGTCATGCCTATGGCGGATACGGTCAGCGCCGCCACCCATGACGTCAATGCTGCTGATCAACAAACGAATCAGAGGGCCAGGAAACGCCAGCGGCGTAATCCGCAGCAAATTCAGGAATTGGAAAA GTTTTTTGAGACATGCCCTCACCCAAACGAGGATCAAAGAAAGGAGCTTAGCCTTGCACTAGGGATGGAGCCAATTCAAGTCAAGTTCTGGTTTCAGAACAAGCGCACTCAATTAAAG GCTGTAAATGAACGTCAAGATAATTCACAACTTCGCGCTGAAATTGAGAAGCTACGAATGGAAAATTTGAAGTGCAAAGAAGCTCTTGCAGCATCATCTTGCTCACAGTGTGGTGGCCCATCCATGAATGAAGTGTCACTTGAAGAGCATAATAAGTTAAAGTTAGAAAATGCTCAACTCAAAGAAGAG ATTGCTCGGATTTCTTCAATCGCCTCAAGGTCTGCTAGGATGCCATCTGAAAGCACATCAAGGATTTATGACAATAGTGACGAGGCAACAAGAACAATCAATGGACTTATAGAGGCCGAGAAACCGGTCATCACTGAGCTTGCATTGGCGGCTATGGATGAATTGCTTCTAATGGCACAACTAACAGAGCCACTTTGGGTTTCAAGCATGGATCCCAACACTGAAGTTGTGTTAAACATACAAGAATATGCAAGATTTTTCTCCCAAGGAATTATTGCAATAGCAAACCGTGAAGGGTTTTGGACCGAAGCTTCTCGTGAAACTGCTCTAGTGAAAACAAACTATGCCCAGCTTCTTGGGATGTTCATGAATGTG GATCGTTGGGCAACTTTGTTCTCCGACATTGTTTCAAGGGCTGTAACAGTAGGCGTTGTATCAATTGGTGTGGCCGGAAATTATGATGGAGCTTTGCAAGTG ataAATGCTGACTTTCAAGTACCAGCACCACAAGTAGCACCTCGTAACTACTACTTTGCCAGATATTGTAAGAAAAATGTTGATGGCAGATGGGCCATAGTAGATGTTTCTATAGACAGATATCTGTGCATGAATCGAGTAGGCAGATGTATGAGGAGGCCATCAGGGTGCTTAATTGAAGAACTTCCAAATGGGTATGCAAAG ATCACCTGGGTCGAGCATGTTGAAGTAGACAATGATGTTAATGAAGATACTGGTATTTACAAGGCACTACTTCATTCCGGCATGGCATTTGGGGCAAAACGTTGGGTTACAATGTTAGATCAGCAATGTGAACGTATTGCCTGCTCATTGTCTATAAACGTCCCGCCCACTATTGACAATCTAG tGACAATAACTCCAGAAGGAAAAAAGTGCATATTGAAGCTAGCGGAAAGAATGGTGACTAGCTATATGTGTGGGTTGAGTTGTTCAGAATCTCCAAACTGGAAAGTGTTATCTGGAAGTGGAGCTGGTGTTGGTGACATTAGAGTTATGATAAGAAAAGTGTTGAATGAACCGGGAGTTCCTTCTGGTGTTCTTCTATGTGGTGTTACTTCTTTATGGCTTCCCATTGAACCAAAAAGGGTATTTGATTTCTTTCAAGATGAACGCACTCGAACTCAG TGGGATATCTTTTTCAGTTCAGGTCCTTTGACAGAAGTTGCCCGCATCACATATGGAAGGGAAATTGACAACTGTGTCTCATTATTTAAA gGTGCAAATACTAGCCAGAGCAATATGATGATATTACAAGAAAGCAGTAGCAACCCAACAGGTTCCTACATTATTTATGGTCTAGTTGACATGAAGGCCATGACCCTCCTTTGCCGAGGTGGAGATCCCAAATTCGTATCTgttcttccttgtggatttgcTATACTACCCGACGGACCACCTGGAACTGCCTCTCTTCTAACGATGGCATTCCAAGTTTTGGTTGATTCTGATCCTATTGCCATGCTTTCTCCCGAATCAGTTGCCACTGTAAATCAGCTTATCAAAGGAACCGTGGAGAAGATAAAGACCTGTCTGTTCGACAACAGAAC GTGA